The Sesamum indicum cultivar Zhongzhi No. 13 linkage group LG2, S_indicum_v1.0, whole genome shotgun sequence genome contains a region encoding:
- the LOC105156158 gene encoding protein BASIC PENTACYSTEINE1-like, producing MDEDSLRNWGYYEPPLKGHLGLQLMSSVADRDTKPFLSGRDNPVMVSANGAFHPRDCMVTEPPVTHMDYVRDSWINHREKFLHMFPGNPYNPVLAEPSGTHHSMTMVHQPDTTKETRPSMEDPNVKKEGGGPAKKRQAAATPKTPKGKKPRKGPAPKENGNPSVQRAKTAKKNVEVVINGIDMDITGIPIPVCSCTGTPQQCYRWGCGGWQSACCTTTISMYPLPMSTKRRGARIAGRKMSQGAFKKVLEKLAAEGYNFANPIDLRTYWAKHGTNKFVIIR from the coding sequence ATGGACGAAGACAGCCTGAGAAATTGGGGTTACTATGAACCTCCCCTTAAAGGGCATCTCGGTCTCCAGCTCATGTCTTCTGTGGCAGACCGAGACACAAAACCTTTCCTATCCGGGCGTGATAATCCCGTAATGGTTTCCGCTAATGGTGCTTTCCATCCCCGGGATTGCATGGTTACTGAACCGCCGGTCACACACATGGACTATGTGAGAGATAGTTGGATAAATCACCGGGAAAAGTTCTTGCATATGTTCCCGGGAAACCCTTATAATCCTGTTCTTGCCGAGCCTTCTGGAACCCATCATTCCATGACGATGGTGCACCAACCTGACACCACGAAAGAGACAAGACCAAGCATGGAAGACCCAAATGTTAAGAAGGAAGGTGGTGGCCCTGCCAAAAAGAGACAAGCTGCTGCAACCCCAAAAACTCCAAAAGGTAAAAAGCCTAGAAAAGGTCCGGCTCCAAAGGAAAATGGTAATCCCTCAGTTCAACGTGCAAAAACAGCAAAGAAGAATGTGGAAGTTGTTATAAATGGAATCGACATGGATATTACTGGCATACCGATTCCTGTTTGCTCATGTACTGGTACTCCCCAGCAGTGTTATAGATGGGGATGTGGGGGTTGGCAGTCTGCTTGCTGCACCACAACTATATCGATGTATCCATTGCCAATGAGCACCAAAAGACGCGGGGCCAGAATTGCTGGAAGAAAGATGAGTCAGGGTGCTTTTAAGAAGGTCTTGGAAAAACTTGCCGCAGAAGGCTATAACTTTGCTAACCCAATTGACCTGAGGACTTACTGGGCAAAACACGGTACCAACAAGTTTGTGATTATCAGGTAG